A single Manduca sexta isolate Smith_Timp_Sample1 chromosome 11, JHU_Msex_v1.0, whole genome shotgun sequence DNA region contains:
- the LOC115452865 gene encoding connectin — protein sequence MEQILKYLIIIASLMTVKLTVTESKNDTKPKIDRRYFHVPMFINICDIEDRRSKVHCYCDNNKAKMAVKADCWVFGGGITEDDPIWPNFSSQSELEHLMFNVRSDDALTFIPAKAIVRLDKLKHLTIQFGAIKRIPPYAFTNSSTLRQIILKSTKITTLDKHSFSQMMMLSNLSLDDNQISELKRDVFFNLPNLHILHLPNNNISLIHEGCFKHLNNLIELKLDYNYITVITKEMLEGLENLSRLNLRHNKLTMIGNLAFSELWGLKDLMLDNNAIEYISERAFGGLTQLRKLTLSGNRLTTFYEDILEDMRSLVVLDLRDNMLETITYETVRPVVENDKSTSTAVYLDGNPLNCNCRLSWIYVLRNGTRDNTLKHALEKISCVTDPNDRRPENDVTDEDNVLADDNYEYYDKGDDYVEKKPKASKAIKLVDIPLEALPCPKELIQSIEESYGHPVQNEIRLKAFSGACNAASSLIPIAVTLLLF from the exons ATggaacaaatattaaaatatctgattATCATAGCTTCTTTGATGACCGTTAAACTAACTGTAACCGAAAGTAAAAATGATACAAAGCCAAAAATAGACCGGCGGTACTTTCACGTGcctatgtttattaatatttgtgacATCGAAGACAGGAGATCGAAAGTGCACTGTTACTGTGATAACAATAAAGCAAAAATGGCCGTCAAGGCCGATTGCTGGGTCTTTGGTGGAGGCATCACCGAAGATGATCCAATTTGGCCTAATTTCTCATCTCAAAGTGAACTCGAGCATCTCATGTTCAATGTCAGATCTGATGATGCCCTAACATTCATACCAGCAAAGGCCATAGTAAGATTAGACAAACTTAAACACCTTACTATACAGTTCGGAGCTATCAAAAGGATTCCACCTTACGCTTTCACCAACTCATCGACTTTAAgacagataatattaaaatcaactaAAATAACGACATTGGATAAACATTCGTTCTCTCAAATGATGATGCTCTCGAACCTGAGTCTGGATGACAACCAAATATCTGAATTGAAGCGAGATGTGTTCTTCAACTTACCGAACCTACACATTCTACATTTACCCAACAATAACATAAGTTTGATCCACGAAGGTTGTTTCAAACACCTGAATAATTTGATCGAACTGAAATTGGACTACAATTACATAACGGTCATAACTAAGGAGATGTTGGAAGGTCTCGAGAATCTTTCAAGGTTGAATCTGAGACATAATAAATTGACTATGATTGGAAATTTGGCTTTCAGCGAATTGTGGGGTTTGAAAGACTTGATGCTTGATAACAATGCGATAGAGTATATTTCTGAGAGGGCATTCGGTGGGTTGACGCAGTTAAGAAAATTGACTTTGTCGGGAAATCGCTTGACGACATTTTATGAGGACATTCTGGAAGATATGAGAAGTTTAGTGGTATTAGATCTGAGGGACAATATGCTCGAGACCATAACATACGAGACAGTACGGCCGGTGGTTGAGAACGATAAATCAACATCGACTGCAGTTTATTTGGACG GTAACCCTCTCAACTGTAACTGCCGCCTCTCGTGGATATATGTTTTACGCAACGGGACCCGAGACAACACTCTCAAGCACGCCCTTGAAAAAATATCATGTGTCACAGACCCGAACGACCGACGCCCCGAAAATGATGTCACAGACGAGGACAATGTTTTGGCCGACGATAATTATGAGTATTACGATAAAGGCGATGATTATGTTGAAAAGAAACCTAAAGCCAGCAAAGCTATCAAACTCGTGGATATCCCGCTAGAGGCGCTGCCGTGCCCGAAGGAACTCATACAATCTATAGAGGAGTCTTACGGCCACCCGGTGCAAAATGAAATAAGATTGAAAGCATTCTCCGGCGCTTGCAACGCTGCATCTAGTTTAATTCCCATAGCTGTTACATTGTTGTTGTTCTAA